The nucleotide sequence CTGTTGAGCTACCTGTAATTCGTTCTTTGCCCACAAAAGTTCCGCGTTCGTTTCCGTCAATTGAGATAAATCTTTTTCTTTCTCTGATACCAAATTTTGGATTTTCGACGCTTGCTCGGTCAATAGATGCGTCAACCTTTGAATTTCACCATGATACTGTAAGCTTTCGTTGTGCTTGACAGTAACAAGTTTGACGAGTTCGTCCCTTTCGTTCTTTATAGTCGCGAAATTATCTGACATTTCCGTATTATTTTTGGCAAGGTCCAGCGTTGCTTTTAAACTATCAATTTCTTCATCCTTCTTACTGATAAGATGGGATAAGCTTTCTATCGTTTGCTTCGCCATATCGGTCGATTCTTTGTTACTCTCAAtgatattttgtaatttcttttgCGATTCTATGATTTCCGCCATTAGTTTGTCGTTATTAATTTTCAAGGCATCGTTTTCTCGCGTCTTTTCTTCTAATAGGTCTATAATCTGTTGTTTTTCATTATCACAGTTATTTTCGTTTGGATGATTTACCAGTTCCCTGTTCTGCATTTGCATAAGCTCATCTTGAGTCGATTCGTTTAgactaattaaatttttattttcctccATTAATTTTGTGAAATGTTCCTGTAAAGCTATTAGTGCTTTCTCCTTCTCACGTAATGTTTCCACTTCTTTTACTAATTTACTATAATCGTTCTCTATAGAATTTAGCCTTTCAATAGTTGATTTTGTACGATCCAATTCATTCTTAAGTTCTTCCTGTTTTATGACTTCATTTTGAAGATTTTCATTCTGCAACCGAAGTTGCTCAGCTTTCACATTTACAGACGAAAACTCGTTCTCTAATTTTGTGTACCTTCCCTCCGATTCGCGTAATTGTTCCTTGAGTTCATTTAATTCTTTCTCCTTGTTTGCTTCTATTTCTTTCAATTCTATCTGTTCTTGTTCAAGCAAAGATTTCTCTGTATTTACCAAGTCTATTTTATCATTGGACTCATCCTGAATAGCAGTTAATTGCTCCAACAACGAATTCTTTTCCTTCATTAAATTTTCATTATCTTGATTTAATTTCGTTATATGACTTTCCTTCGTATCTATCTGATTAAACGCCTCGTCTAATTCTTTTCGCATATTCAATATATCATATTCCAAATCGTCTTTCTCGCGACTGACTCTGCCGAGCTGTTCTTGCAGCTCCTGTAACACGTTATTTTCcttttccaaatttatttcaGACCACCTCGAGGCTCCCATCTCCAGCTGTTTGATTTTCTGATACAATTCTTCGTTCTCCTTGTGGATTCCATCTTTCGTTTCCTGTAAAAGCGCCAAATTATTTTCCAATTGTTTCTTATTGGATATCGACGTCTTTAGTTCCCGTTTCACGTTTTCGAGTTCGAGTTTCAGTTCCTCGATGAACTCGATGTTCTCGTCCAAACCTTTACACTTCTCCAACGACATTCGAAGCTGCTCTTGCGTTTCTTTCTCCGTATTCTCCAGCACATCGATCTTCCTTCGTAATTCGTCATTCTCATCCAACGTTGTGTGCAACCTGTTATTCAGATTCTCCACCGCGCTGTCGGTCTCCTCGACACCTTCTGGGATGTCTTCTAATCTAGTTAGCTTTCTATTTTTAGACCCAGTTCCTGGATGCCCTTGATTCTCTAATCGTATTTCGTTCATACCGCCTCCACCCAGCTTTGCATTTTCTCTCCTTAGCGCGGTGTTCTTCGTTTGAAGCCGCTTCACCTGCTCGTGCAATGATTCAGTTTCCGATTCCAGCCAGGCGACGCGTTCCTCGCTCGCCTCCGGTATGGAcggtaaatttaattttaaatcctGAATCTCCAGTAATAGCGAGTCGTTGTGTATCTGCATATCGTAGCACGCGTCTTGCAAATAGTCTTTCGCCTCCACGGCCTCCTTCAGTTTTCGGTTCAGCTCCATCGCCGTTTTCTCCAAAACGTCCCTCTTCCATTTCGCGTCGACGTATTGCTTCGCGACAGTCTCGAAGATCGACACACCGGGCTCCGTTTCTACAAAAGTGTTTTTCAAAATATCCTGTACTCTCACGGTCAGCTCGCCGATATCGGTTATATCGTTCTTCTCTTCGTTCGTTTCAGGAATGTCCGTTTGAACGAGTCTGTCCTCGATCTCCACGCGTGCAGTTTGCACAGGAAGAGACACTGTCTCGACCTGGACACGTTTCACGGTGTTCGTAAGCCTATCTTCCAACTGGACGACCTTATCCTGAGCCTGGTTGTAGTCCACGTAAAGCTGCTCGTACGCGTTCTGAAGGCACTGGTGCTTTTTCTCGATCTCCTCCTTCAGAGACAGTAGCTTTTCTAGAAGTTTAAACCAACGGTTAACGAGTCTGCAAGATACTTGCAAACAACTTTACGGACTTACCTATCGACTCCTCGTGCTGCTGATCCAATTGCTCGACGCTCGAGAACAGTCTTTTATTTTCTTCCTGTAGCTCATCGATTTTCTTGTATAATTCCGATTCTCTGTTGTTCGAAGCCTCGATAAAGCCATCGTGTCGCTTGTGGAGGTCGCCGTACTTCTCGTTTTCGGTTTCCAATGCTTTCAACGCGTTCCGGACCAGGTCTAGCTTCTCGAGGGAATTTAATTTGGATAGCACAGTACGGAAATCGTTGATCAAGGCCATTTCATCCAATTGCATGCGTTTCGTGTTCCTTTCCGCCTCTCGGTTCTAATCAGATATCGAATAGTGTTTTTGTACATTATTTGCAACAAGCCTAACCGAAGAGCTGATTTCCAAGAACGACTTAAAGTAAATGTCTCGAGCGTTTCGAAATTCCAGTTACTCGAACAGATTGATTtccattacaaaataaaaatatttaataggcacgtttgaaaatttaaacgATAGAATCGAAACATCTTATTTCACTATTTAAAAGTTGAAATAATTGAAAGAAAATTGTGATTTTCTCGGATTACTTGGACTTTTATTCGTTCCGTAAATAAGTTCTTCAATTGCATTTTCTTTTCTTATGGAGAAAGCATTATTGTACCTTCTCTTCCATTTGTATTATTCGATTCACCATGTCCTGCTTGGCCCTCAAGAATTCTACTTTCTGATGTCCTTCGGTGGGCTCGTCCTTTAACGAAGAATTATTAACCGATAGCTAATAAGAAACCttcgtaaaaattttattttacagatTCGTTGTAATGGAAATTCATTTTACACCGATCGTTGCTCGGTTTAGAGAAATTGTGGTTACAGGTTCATCACGTTGCGTACGTACGTGTCTATTTCGATCAATGAAATGGCAGTGATACGATTGATTAAAGATAACGTGTAATGACATGTGTCCTCACGTGTATGTGTGCGTGAAACGGTCGACGGCGGGCAGTTAAAATTAAACGCAATTATCGCGAAACAATTGCGACAGTGATTAAGTCCTTTATGTTTAGTGGGTCAGAGGAAACAATGCGATTATTAGGCAGGCGTAGCAACGAAAATGCTACGTGAAATTGTCAGGAAACCTAGCGTTAATGATTTTTGAACGACGTTTATTTAACTGTAACCAACAAAATTATGGCCCATACAGTttaatacacagggtgttctatAATATGTGGGCGTCGTTTCAGGGGCGAATTCAAAGCACAAAAATGATAAGGAAAAACGACTATGTAAACATTTGTCTTATCTGTCCTTGTTCCTAAGTTATAGCCTCTTGTATATTGTACCAGTTGTTCGTTTATCTTACTGAACGGGGCATTAGAAATGTTCAATGTACATTGCAGTTTGCAAGAGAATCGACTACGTTGATATATTACATAATTATGTTAAATATGACTATATAGAATAAATATGTGCAACATTTTATAGAACACCAAGCGAATAATTCTATTAAGAATGTCAACTCGATGTGTCGTGTTCGTTACTTGTTATTCAATTAATTGTAAATATTCTGTTAATTATCGTATCGTTTGGTCAGTATTATTTGCTTctcaaatgaataaataaacttTCGAATTACTGTAATAGAATTATCGGAACATGTGTACGGTAGTATCGAAGAACAATTTCAGTTACTTCCTACTCATTAGCGGTTAACGTTCTAAAACTTTTTTATTTATACTGACATACATGCGCGAAACGTGGTGTAAACAAAGTACAATTGTGCAATTTCACGTTCGTTCAAATTTTTGAAAGTCTGAATTCGAAAGTGTTTCAAGAAATGAATTTCTCAGGCTCGACAACGGTTGGAACGTTTAGAAACGATTTCACATTAAACTTTTCTATCGAAgcgaattaaaattttgaaattttatctCACCTTTTGAAAACATTTTAATTCGGTTTCTAAGTCGCGTATCTTCATGGTGGCTTGCGCCAACTGTTCTTGCAGTTGTCGCTCGTGGTTCTGATTCTTCGAGTTTCgatttttcgaggatagcgggtCCCAAAAAAATACTTCGCCATCGTCGTCTTGGTGAGTGTCGTTCTGCAACAAAAAAATAATCGTAGGAAACCATCGACTGGcaattttaatgaaaatgtAGATTTTACGTTTCCATAACTTTTATAAAATCGATCACTAATGGttcatttttctttttgcaAGGTACCAAAGGAAACATGGAAGTTGGCGACGAAGAAGAAGACCTTTCGTAGCAGTGAGACGATTTTCGAAACAGCTGATTACACGGTGAGATAATTGATATGTTTTCAACTTCAACAATTATAGCTTCTCTAAACTGCAGAATTCTTTTTAAAGCTTTTGTTCTACGACGAACAGTGGGTATGCTAATatccaattgtctaaaaacagaGTTCCGTTTTCATGGACAATTTGAGGGTCGACCTGTTAAGAGTGCGTTGTGCATTATATCTTGTTAGGCTCGTTCCCACTGCAGTCGGTCGATATCTTGGCGAAATCGCCGATATAAATCGCAATTTATTCCGCAGCCGTCGACGTATCTTATCGACCATTGTTAGCAGCATCTTTTTAACAGGAACTCGCGAACGATCTCGCGACTAAACGCAGCCGACATCGATCCGGTAGCGGTTTGTCTTTGAACGTATACGCGAATTGTGCCACGTTGTCGTTCTTCCGAGGCGAGCCAAAGCAGGATGCGACCAGCAAGCGACCGTATGATTAGTAACTTAGTATTGTTATGCACGTTTACATAAGAGCCCCGCGTTGTGAGCAATGCACCTAGCATGGCGGTGTTCGGTCGCGAGCGcgcaaaaaggaaaaaaaaaaaaggacgacAGGTGGGGAGAGACACACTTATGCAATCCAAATTACAAATGGTCGCAAGTCTTCGAGGAAGAGAAAGAATACATACCGAAGGCACGCTGCGCGCCGGTATTCGGTTTTCAAATTGCTCGCGCTCGATGGAAAGGATGTCAAGATTTTACGGTGCAGCGAGACCTTATAAAAGCCTCGTCATTTCATAGGAATTACCTGGATTATGCAACCCGCGGACTCTCTCACGTGTTTCATGCGTACTTTTCTgttgtttcatttttttttctttttttcttttcatccGCGCAAAGGACGCTCGAATTGCAACGAGCCGAGCCGGGACAACTCAATTCAATGCGATACGCGCGCGTCGAATCCAGGGGTAAATTGAATCTGCATTGAAACGCAAGCTTGGCTAGATTACGACGAGTCGTTGGCTCGAATTTGTATAAaatcgaacattaaaatcgtgacGGTCGAACGAACGCGGCTGGGAAATGACGATCGTAGGAGTGGGAGTATTAAACGAGCGAACACATAATAGTCTGCTATTTATCGAAGGACATTTCTATTTAACGCGTTGTTAACGTACAAAAATTGCACTTTCCAGAGTGAagtcaattttaaaaaataagactGCGTCGATATTGCAAATATAAGTTTTTGTAGAGACAGACAGGAAGGTGTTATTAAGTTCCGCTACACGTTTCTATGACTCTAAATGGCTCCGTTGATTTTCCTTGCAATGAAGCTGTGGATGTTAGATCAAGGACTTTATTATAATAAGTTTTATGATCTTTTTCCTTCGTATGATTTACACTTCCTCCATAAGGTAAAGAATTAATAAGAGTTACTTTTATTTCACGATGTTTAATTCGTTTTTTTCCCCGAttgcatgataaatattttccagcGTTTTACGTATGTATTTGTTTGTCGTTATTAATATTTCATGCCAAAGGCTACGTGTGGCAAGTTAAACGAGATTGTGCGTACAAAAACATTGGAATATTTTACGTTTCAAGTTTCTTATagtaaataaacaaatttgCATGTATTTTCAAGCTTTTCTAATAAGTGTTAATAGTAAGAAAATGTTTTTTACGGAACAGCAGAAAATTCGTAATTTTAAATTGTGCATTCATTTACTGGGTCAGCACGAAAAAGTGATCCTCTCGATTACGATACTGCACGAATGAAATATTAATGAACGTAACTCGTCGAACAGGTCAGTGTTAAAAAATACGAAGTTAAAGTCATTCGAAAAAGAATTTGTTTCAAAAACGTGGAAAGGCATTGTGCCGAAGTCAATAGAGAAATAGCTTTCCGTCCGTCAATCGATTCTAAAGTCCTTCGCCATGCATTACCATAATTCTATACAAATTATTCAATGAGCTGTTATTGTGGTCACGTATTGCCCTGACAAAAGACTACAAAACGGTTTTTAATCTACCATAAGTTCTCCACCACCAGGGGAGATTCACCTTTCGACCGTGTTTTACGTTGTCCAAAGTTCTTTCATCTAAAAGTCAATTCACAGCATAGGTTTCCCTTTTGACCTGCATAATGTGAAAAGCCGCGCCAAACTTACGGCTGTGTTCTGACAAAGGTGCATTCCTTAATGCATACTCAAATTCCATATACCGTATCACTGATCTCGGGGAAGAAATGTTCAGAACTATTTTTAAAAGTTTCTAAAATCTACAACCTACGATAATTGATTTAACGTCATCTATTGTAAAGTCTATTATAAAGTCGTTCATCGTAAAATAACTTTACAATTTTCTAAAAGGATTTCAACAGGTTTCAGCGAATACTCGATTttgaaatttcaattattttctatgcAACTGATTAAAATCTTCAGAAAAGCttacgaaattttttttcttctttttgtaaaaataacGTTAAACGTATAcgcgaataaaatatatttttcgttgTTTTTCATCATGCCACTTTGAAAGTGAGTCAATTTCTCGATGCATCTTTCGTTCGATTCTTTCTTTCCGCTCGAGTCTTTCAGATATGCGACCGATACAGGAAAGTTTTCGAGACGATCGATGCGCACTATCGAAATGCTAATCGATGCACATCCGTATGCATTCGACTTCCTTGAATCGATCCTGGTCGAGATAGAGTCCTTTTGGCTCCGCGTTCACCAGATTTGGTGAGACCATGTAAAATGGAGCGAGCCATTTTTAAACACATttccttttattataaatatcttTGCGTTTagcttttataataaaaaagaaaaagtaaaaTCGAATGTTACATTCTAAACatgtttttaaatttacatTGACAAATggtgttttttaattaattaagaaTTGTATAAAGATTATAAATTGATTTTTACAAATACCTGCTGTTTAGAGAAACTATTTTTTTCAATCTTAATCGAACTGAAAGATAATATATCTCTGGTATATAAAAATACATCGGTAAATATAGTGTGTATGTAGACATACAGTGGCGTCGTCTAAAGTTTCCAGAATATAGAGATGAATTTTTAATAACATGGAAACAAAGCATAATGGAGCAGAACAGAATATAATGAGCTAGAAGACGGAAGTATTTAACAGAAATATTTAGTTCATTACCAAGGGATAATTCTCTCTCTGTAGTATAATTATCCGGAATCTCTTGCGCGCCATTGTACGCGCCACATATTTTACAATCTCAATTGCATATTTCAGATATCTCTGTACCACATTCTACACttatttcaacaatttttttgGTACATAATTGCTCTCTTTACTCGTAAACTATAATTACAACTTACGAGATCGCATCTTCAAATTAAGCAATCGAATCGAATATAAAATGGAGGATTTCCGGAGtcgattatttttagttacgaatGAATTCCGGGCGGCTGCCCGTCGTTCTCGAGATTCGCTTTTTCGATAATTGATCAGAAATCCGGAAAAAGAGAGGAACAATATCGAAACGACGCGCAAACACGGAGATCGAGAAAAAGAGTTCGTTCGAGTCGCACTGCCATGGCGGCTTTCGTGGTCCAAAGAAAGGTGAGAGGGGTGGGGAGGGGCACAATTCTAATGAATATGAAAGGGGCCTCCGTTAGGTCAGGTCAAGGAATAATGCATCGTTTGACTTGCATACGGACGCGCGACTAAAGTTTCCTTCTTTCCTCTATTACGGGCCTGCTTATACATTTACTTCACCTTGAGTATTCGATGTCTTAGGACTGATACAAGGAATGTTCGGGATCCCAGGGTCTTTCGAAAGCAAAAGAAACGCAATAGTCCTGTAAAAGAGGCTCAACATCGATCTACGATTTGTCCTTTTGATTTTTTCTGAACCAGATGATTAATCCCCATTTTTTTATCatggtaaaataataaaatgttcGGTATTTCAGGGTCTTTCGATAGCAAAAGAAATTTACGTAATAGTCCTGCGAAAGAGGCTCAACATCGATCTACGATTTGTCCTTTCGGTTCTTTCTGAACCAGATGATTAATCCTCATTTTTTTATCATGGTAACAAAGTAAAAGAGCCAGAGTATTTCAACGTAcgataaaattgtattattttgcaCCCAAAGAATAAATTTCCAAGCATCGATAAACGACACCTAGATGGTTGAATTTATTATACGGAAGCGTTCGTGTAACTTTAAAAACCTTACCGTTGCGAAAAGACGTTGTGCACGATTCATTAAAAACGTTCGCGTGTATCGCTGCAGAAATGAAGGCGAAGAAAATGAATGTGTTATCCTGATACGATCTCGTGACACTTGCTACGCTTTACACGTGAAATTACAACGTACACAGAAAGAGTATCAGTGATCGAGATTGCGATTTGATTGACTCGCGACCATTGTTCAAGCTCTGCGTCGTGTTTTCATTAAGCGGTTTGCAATCGAGTCAAATCGACTAGAACAGATCGGAACGAGTACGGTGTGAAAAAAATCTGCGACCAAAGAGATTAAATGAAGGGCCAGGATGGCGGAACGTCGGTTGATAAATAATCGTAAAAGAAAAAATCAATGAAACGATTGAATTTTAATAGACGACGGTAAACTTGAATTAAGTTCGACGAACATTCGGATTTAACTCGCGTTGAAATTTGTCTACGGTGACCATAAATTTTCGAGTAAACGAAACGAGGATCGTATCGCGCGTTCGTTGGTTCGTCGTAAAATGCGCGCgaagaactatgagaaaaatgctggTCTACGCGACACTTGAAACCGCGTTTCTCGTTTCATCGTTGCAGAAGGGAGTAATAATTTTTCGATTCCAGCAAACTGTGCACACATTGAACGCAATAACGATAACAGTACTTCTTTGTTTTTCATCGTTGTGCTAAGGTAACCGGTATCTGTTTACTCTGTATATTACGAAGAAGTAAAAAAATGGACACTATGTCGTGACAGTCTTTGATGCAGGTCGAGAATGTATAGCTATAGTGATGTAGATTTATAGATGCATATGTTTATAAGGACACCGGTAACGGTAGAAATAAAGCGACGCAACAAAAATAGCCAAGAACTAACTTAATTAGGTTAATAGTGACACAGAATACGTCTCAACGACAAGGTCCAATTATTCGCGAAGCAAACAATGTGaggttcttttatttttatcggaagaaatataatatataattatctttATCAACAGAGATAGGCACGTGCAATTAGTCGTCGCGAACTACTTATATTACTTAAACCTATATACTAGAAGTCTTCGTTATTATAATTTAggaaaaatgtaatataataattaGATACAGGAATAAGAAAGAAATTGATtatgaaataatatttaaagaaaTGTGGAAATTCGGATTAATTCGATTTCCTTGGCGTGAAACGAAAATTGAACTGCAAAGGATCGATTTAATTATCTGCAAACTGATTACGAttcgaattaaataaatattgtatgCACTGAAAATCTCCGTTCGAGATAATGAATTATCGAGCTTTCAGATTTCAGTTTAAAATGAGcgtataaatatttcaattaattGTTTTCTTTGTAAGAGTATCGAGTTATCGTAATAAATACGTTTCTGTCGCGTATTATggtcataaaaatatttaaaaggaagGGTGTATATAGAAGTATCCAACGTGcaaaatgaaaccttgtcttatACGGATCGTAGATATACTTGGAGGTTTCAAAGTGCTAGTGATAGTATCACGGTAGATAAATGATGTCAAAACTTCAAACCTGGCGATGAGTCATTCGACCACCATTATAATAGGTGATGTTAGGTGATATTTATACTACGAGCTGCCTTCGATTCCCTAATTACTTGTCATATTCGAAATATTCTAATATTAACTCGTTATTAAAAGCTGAGTTTTTCGATAATATCGAACGTAACAGGTACAGACAATTAATTTAAGATACAAAGAAGGGAAGTTACGTTGCAAGAACTTAGCAAATTCGCAGTTCGACGAAGTTTGTGTTGGATATTTCGCACAAGCATCGTTTTGATCCAAACATTTTTGTTTAGTCGACAATGTATTCTGCTTAGTTGCCAAGATAACTCGCTGTAACAATGCACGCTggtgttaaatttttaaatgctaGCAAAGTAGCATACTCGTGGAAGAAATGAAGTTTTAGAGTTTATACGCATACGCGaggaattatacagggtgttcggccacccctgggaaaaattttaatgggagattctaaaggccaaaataagacaaaaatcaagaatactaatttgttcatggagacttcgttaaaaagttattaaaaaattaaattaaaaaatttcaaatcattcatgaaaaaattatttttagttgcgggaatcaattgcaatcatttttggtgaatagacatatcctcgaaatcctattcactttcgagaaaaaaattcgagaaaatgtgaaatttttagacgaaattaaaaaatttcaaatcgtactaaaaaaattatatttagttataggagtcaattacaatcatttttggtgaatagacatacccctgaaatcgtacgcactttcgagaaaaaaattctttaccgaaaatatactgtgtggccggaaatgtttctataactttttaacgaagcctcaatcaacaaattagtatccatgattttcgtcatattttggcctctagaatctcctatgaaAATTTTTGTGTTGGAATAATATTCTAGTTATTAAAATCAATTACCTGTTTTTGATTCTTTGAAGAGGAAAACatacataattttatttttctcacGAATACAGGGGAATGATAAATGGTATTAAAAGATGAGATGTTGGCATACTATGGACAAGCTAAACGACGTAAGGGGCAAAGGGGATCATTCGTACGCTCCAATGTTTAGGTTCTTGGCTCGACCTTCGTTCTCAGCTTGTTTAGGGTCTTGGTTCCTGATCGACTTACCCGATAATAACCAAGAGCCTAAGAAGTAGAGGGGATTACCATTCCCTTTGCCTCTCGTGTCGTTTAGTTCGCAGGTAGTGTGCCATCATCTCGTCTCCTAACAGTATTTACGAAGGCCCCATGTTTTCTGGCCGTTTACAGAACATCCAAGCGCAACAAGAAGACGATTGCCTGCCATGTTATCGAAGCGACACGTTGGAATTGTACGCTACAGGTAATACGGTACTGATAGCAACTGTGGGAAAGGAAGCTCTTATCAATAGTAGTGTAAATGTAGTTTATCCTAATCTCAACATGCAACTATCCTATGAGAATACTTTAATATCGTATTTGCATCTGTAATATTTTGGTAGCACGGAGACCAATAGGATTTCTAGGAATTCAGATAATAATAGAATAATTGTTTTCGCTAATTCAGTAGCTCTAATGTATTTTCGTACGTGTCTCTATGGAAATATACAATTTGTTTACTTTTGGACTATGTCTTTCTATACGATTAGTTTGCCTAGTACGCAGTTACTCGTTCCGAGTTGTGATAGCAGTAGATGTAAATACAACTAAAATGGAGTCAGTTGTTTGCAAGCTCCAGATATGGAAACATGGTACAGAACGAAAGTTAGTTATGAGATAGGATAAGGTTTAAGAATAAAGTTTGCTTCGTCCATTTGCAATATAAATAAGCTtgtattcgaataaattctgataCAAAGATCAAATTGATTATGGAAAGATTCTGATACGTCTCAATTTAACAGAAGTCCGTTGCGTCTGTTTAATTTAACAATGATATTATGGAAATAAGAACGAAAGCTCCAGGTGGCGGATGGACGAAAGTTAATCCTGTCGATTAGATTTTCATGCAATATTTTCATTTCCAGGTTCTTAAGTCGAGCAGTAACACGATGTCCCGAGGAGACTGAACTGACGTCAAAAGCACGCAGATGCTACTCGATATTCCAACGCGAGCTATGTCAACACAGACTGTAATAAAACTTCTATTACACCGTCTGTACGTGTCCACGTGCTTTGTTTCAATCATACGGAACTCTATAGCGCCTGCACGTATGAAATTCGTTTCGATATTACACCCCGACAACTGAGAGTAGATAAGGATCGACAATTATGGAAACTTCGATGTAAGTACGCACAGAACGAGTGGGAGTTAGAAACTTATTATATTTATCATGCACGGTGATGTATCCTGATATTACTTTCTAAATGCACGATTATGCGGGGTTAAACGATGCTTAAATTAAGCGTTGCGTACTTCGCGTAATTACAACATTAAAttccgtat is from Colletes latitarsis isolate SP2378_abdomen chromosome 4, iyColLati1, whole genome shotgun sequence and encodes:
- the LOC143341307 gene encoding uncharacterized protein LOC143341307 isoform X1, which encodes MAWFGDGLPSLSNLKGQLKNFTEEVLTECIVEEIDARSKALNEANEKCVELQELLNSKDAEISLLRRHICELQKTVAELNEKPKDSNDTHQDDDGEVFFWDPLSSKNRNSKNQNHERQLQEQLAQATMKIRDLETELKCFQKDEPTEGHQKVEFLRAKQDMVNRIIQMEEKNREAERNTKRMQLDEMALINDFRTVLSKLNSLEKLDLVRNALKALETENEKYGDLHKRHDGFIEASNNRESELYKKIDELQEENKRLFSSVEQLDQQHEESIEKLLSLKEEIEKKHQCLQNAYEQLYVDYNQAQDKVVQLEDRLTNTVKRVQVETVSLPVQTARVEIEDRLVQTDIPETNEEKNDITDIGELTVRVQDILKNTFVETEPGVSIFETVAKQYVDAKWKRDVLEKTAMELNRKLKEAVEAKDYLQDACYDMQIHNDSLLLEIQDLKLNLPSIPEASEERVAWLESETESLHEQVKRLQTKNTALRRENAKLGGGGMNEIRLENQGHPGTGSKNRKLTRLEDIPEGVEETDSAVENLNNRLHTTLDENDELRRKIDVLENTEKETQEQLRMSLEKCKGLDENIEFIEELKLELENVKRELKTSISNKKQLENNLALLQETKDGIHKENEELYQKIKQLEMGASRWSEINLEKENNVLQELQEQLGRVSREKDDLEYDILNMRKELDEAFNQIDTKESHITKLNQDNENLMKEKNSLLEQLTAIQDESNDKIDLVNTEKSLLEQEQIELKEIEANKEKELNELKEQLRESEGRYTKLENEFSSVNVKAEQLRLQNENLQNEVIKQEELKNELDRTKSTIERLNSIENDYSKLVKEVETLREKEKALIALQEHFTKLMEENKNLISLNESTQDELMQMQNRELVNHPNENNCDNEKQQIIDLLEEKTRENDALKINNDKLMAEIIESQKKLQNIIESNKESTDMAKQTIESLSHLISKKDEEIDSLKATLDLAKNNTEMSDNFATIKNERDELVKLVTVKHNESLQYHGEIQRLTHLLTEQASKIQNLVSEKEKDLSQLTETNAELLWAKNELQVAQQRLKHTENSIANETCGIVEHSKQIAEIALLNEKCDALEASLIQEQSNNRMLQHQFSESQNKEANAAKELERLRTHLVEIESTYTEEALIAEETRNELEAKLLQAEEKVKSSSTAYTSANIRANQQVETLQQQITLIIQQRDEIQNKLSTAEDTILSQAASLTNLQFVLEQFQRDKERDIKAAMERLQAKLNDSYKKQEELVNDATNLKEQLAEAKECLQAASRLSEQLDKKTERIEQLNQEVDRLTNLVNTADHRIEEAKQSEEGQIDKTLVKNLFLSYLLSSAADKSSVLRVFSTILEFSDVEKEKVGLSNATTQNSWFSRLSSGSTVVNKDQDTSLSAAFVRFLESESKPKPQLPALPIQTSPLPRPGHSRQHSTSSTQSTLLLSNVNLPTFPDFVPARNTGSILKEVLKDS
- the LOC143341307 gene encoding uncharacterized protein LOC143341307 isoform X3, whose protein sequence is MKIRDLETELKCFQKDEPTEGHQKVEFLRAKQDMVNRIIQMEEKNREAERNTKRMQLDEMALINDFRTVLSKLNSLEKLDLVRNALKALETENEKYGDLHKRHDGFIEASNNRESELYKKIDELQEENKRLFSSVEQLDQQHEESIEKLLSLKEEIEKKHQCLQNAYEQLYVDYNQAQDKVVQLEDRLTNTVKRVQVETVSLPVQTARVEIEDRLVQTDIPETNEEKNDITDIGELTVRVQDILKNTFVETEPGVSIFETVAKQYVDAKWKRDVLEKTAMELNRKLKEAVEAKDYLQDACYDMQIHNDSLLLEIQDLKLNLPSIPEASEERVAWLESETESLHEQVKRLQTKNTALRRENAKLGGGGMNEIRLENQGHPGTGSKNRKLTRLEDIPEGVEETDSAVENLNNRLHTTLDENDELRRKIDVLENTEKETQEQLRMSLEKCKGLDENIEFIEELKLELENVKRELKTSISNKKQLENNLALLQETKDGIHKENEELYQKIKQLEMGASRWSEINLEKENNVLQELQEQLGRVSREKDDLEYDILNMRKELDEAFNQIDTKESHITKLNQDNENLMKEKNSLLEQLTAIQDESNDKIDLVNTEKSLLEQEQIELKEIEANKEKELNELKEQLRESEGRYTKLENEFSSVNVKAEQLRLQNENLQNEVIKQEELKNELDRTKSTIERLNSIENDYSKLVKEVETLREKEKALIALQEHFTKLMEENKNLISLNESTQDELMQMQNRELVNHPNENNCDNEKQQIIDLLEEKTRENDALKINNDKLMAEIIESQKKLQNIIESNKESTDMAKQTIESLSHLISKKDEEIDSLKATLDLAKNNTEMSDNFATIKNERDELVKLVTVKHNESLQYHGEIQRLTHLLTEQASKIQNLVSEKEKDLSQLTETNAELLWAKNELQVAQQRLKHTENSIANETCGIVEHSKQIAEIALLNEKCDALEASLIQEQSNNRMLQHQFSESQNKEANAAKELERLRTHLVEIESTYTEEALIAEETRNELEAKLLQAEEKVKSSSTAYTSANIRANQQVETLQQQITLIIQQRDEIQNKLSTAEDTILSQAASLTNLQFVLEQFQRDKERDIKAAMERLQAKLNDSYKKQEELVNDATNLKEQLAEAKECLQAASRLSEQLDKKTERIEQLNQEVDRLTNLVNTADHRIEEAKQSEEGQIDKTLVKNLFLSYLLSSAADKSSVLRVFSTILEFSDVEKEKVGLSNATTQNSWFSRLSSGSTVVNKDQDTSLSAAFVRFLESESKPKPQLPALPIQTSPLPRPGHSRQHSTSSTQSTLLLSNVNLPTFPDFVPARNTGSILKEVLKDS